The following are encoded together in the Pedobacter sp. D749 genome:
- a CDS encoding (deoxy)nucleoside triphosphate pyrophosphohydrolase encodes MVNVAAAIILNNSKILIAKRTARKFLGGYWEFPGGKIEVGETPEVCLHRELAEELEISVKIDNFLTEQIYDYGQFVVCMKVFLCTMNTGKIVLNDHEEYKWVEKHELLSYDLAPADIPLVEFYLENGR; translated from the coding sequence ATGGTCAATGTTGCTGCTGCCATCATTCTGAATAACTCAAAAATTCTAATTGCAAAGCGGACCGCCAGAAAATTTCTCGGTGGATATTGGGAGTTTCCTGGTGGCAAGATCGAAGTAGGTGAAACTCCGGAGGTTTGCCTACATAGGGAGCTTGCGGAAGAACTTGAGATAAGTGTCAAGATAGATAACTTCCTAACAGAACAAATTTATGATTACGGACAGTTTGTGGTATGCATGAAAGTTTTTCTTTGTACAATGAATACCGGAAAAATCGTCCTAAATGACCATGAGGAATACAAGTGGGTCGAAAAACACGAACTCCTTTCTTATGACCTTGCGCCAGCTGACATTCCTCTTGTTGAATTTTACCTAGAAAATGGTAGATAA
- a CDS encoding NACHT domain-containing NTPase → MEKENELVLTNLVLPVVKELLLPKIKAVLASLFKDEKDVDIIKDNFTQYLSQQYEKFLTIDTLALPNKQTLLKLLYEPLTVITHENARPVEILIDGYNENFLPKFLRIIIEDTAGMGKSTLTKRIFLSIIEKAIGIPVLIELRQINKENNFITDIQTQFSRIGEKISLEMISGLLDDGQFIFLLDGFDEVAHADRAFVNKELHKFIEKGNNNSFLITSRPEDSLVSFGDFQKFTIKPLKKEQAFSLIKRYDNYNTNKNAAPLIKQLQVQEKSKVITEYLGNPLLVSLLYKCFDYKKDIPLKKTQFYRQVFDSLYESHDLSKEGYLNRDKYSHLHQDDFERVLRHVAFLTSIQNKVEYDKDYIIKIIDEVKTLTPDLSFNSSDLLKDLIETVPLFKKEGNNFRWAHKSLQDYFAAKFIWNDANDSRIRIIKKIYNDIDNRRFSNVINLYCELDPKTFEQTFLMWLLEEFVEYYNNSKKDFKYISKQLFEARIELTFGDEVSFIYSEDDNRKSENLLKERNGVKSLAFLRKANSTFYRYSKKPKGILKTVFTSRPNLETLKQVVADKYPNLIMQSHHDIDLGSISFLEFYKIYNLDNLETNILNQKENFGVTNTLLGGAYKMNCSNCIEKLNNLKLNISVSPEKDKNLLNW, encoded by the coding sequence ATGGAAAAAGAAAACGAGCTTGTCCTAACAAATTTGGTGTTACCTGTAGTTAAGGAACTGTTATTGCCTAAGATAAAAGCTGTTTTGGCTAGCCTTTTTAAAGATGAAAAAGATGTCGATATTATAAAGGATAATTTTACTCAATATTTGAGTCAACAATATGAGAAATTTCTTACGATAGATACATTGGCTTTGCCAAATAAGCAAACACTTTTAAAGTTATTATACGAACCATTAACTGTTATCACCCATGAAAATGCTAGGCCTGTCGAAATACTAATTGATGGCTATAATGAAAACTTTCTTCCCAAATTTCTGCGCATTATTATTGAAGATACCGCTGGCATGGGTAAATCAACTTTAACGAAGAGAATTTTTCTTTCAATAATTGAAAAAGCAATCGGCATTCCAGTTCTAATAGAGCTTAGACAAATTAATAAAGAAAATAATTTCATAACTGATATACAAACGCAATTTTCTAGAATTGGTGAAAAAATTTCATTAGAAATGATTTCTGGTTTACTTGATGATGGACAGTTTATTTTTCTCTTAGATGGATTTGACGAAGTGGCTCATGCCGACCGAGCTTTTGTAAATAAGGAACTTCATAAGTTTATTGAAAAGGGTAATAACAATTCATTTCTAATAACTTCAAGGCCAGAGGATTCGCTGGTTTCATTTGGAGATTTTCAGAAATTTACTATCAAACCACTCAAGAAAGAACAAGCTTTTAGTCTCATTAAGAGATATGATAATTACAATACCAACAAAAACGCAGCACCGTTAATTAAGCAGTTACAAGTACAGGAAAAATCAAAAGTAATTACTGAATATTTGGGTAATCCATTGCTTGTATCATTACTTTATAAGTGTTTTGATTATAAAAAGGATATACCATTAAAGAAAACTCAATTTTACAGACAGGTTTTTGATTCATTATATGAATCACATGATTTATCAAAAGAAGGTTATCTGAATCGAGATAAGTACAGCCATTTACACCAGGACGATTTTGAAAGAGTATTGAGACACGTAGCTTTTTTGACTTCTATTCAGAATAAAGTAGAGTATGATAAAGATTACATTATCAAAATTATAGATGAAGTAAAGACTTTGACGCCAGATTTAAGTTTCAATTCTTCAGACCTTTTAAAGGATTTAATAGAAACAGTACCTTTATTCAAAAAAGAAGGAAATAATTTCAGATGGGCTCATAAATCACTTCAAGATTATTTTGCGGCAAAATTTATCTGGAATGATGCAAATGATAGTCGGATTAGAATTATAAAAAAAATATACAACGATATTGATAATAGGCGATTTTCAAATGTGATAAATTTATATTGTGAGCTAGACCCAAAAACATTTGAACAAACTTTTCTTATGTGGTTGTTGGAGGAGTTTGTTGAATATTATAACAATTCAAAGAAAGACTTTAAATACATAAGCAAGCAATTGTTTGAAGCAAGAATAGAATTGACTTTTGGAGATGAAGTAAGCTTTATTTATAGTGAAGATGATAACAGAAAGTCTGAGAATCTTCTCAAGGAGAGAAATGGTGTTAAATCATTGGCTTTTTTAAGAAAAGCAAACAGTACCTTTTATAGATATTCAAAAAAACCTAAAGGTATTTTGAAGACAGTGTTTACTTCAAGACCGAATTTAGAAACTCTAAAACAAGTTGTTGCAGACAAGTATCCAAATTTGATAATGCAATCTCACCATGATATTGACTTAGGGAGTATTTCTTTTCTAGAATTTTACAAAATCTATAATCTCGACAACCTTGAAACTAATATTTTAAATCAAAAAGAAAATTTTGGAGTTACTAATACACTTCTAGGAGGAGCATATAAAATGAATTGTTCGAACTGCATAGAAAAGCTGAATAACTTAAAATTGAATATTAGTGTCAGTCCTGAAAAAGATAAAAATCTACTTAATTGGTAG
- a CDS encoding DUF1016 N-terminal domain-containing protein — protein sequence MLVNQSIISDLKAIIAQSNDRAVRAVDHQRTLMYWHIGKRIFEEEQQSKDRADYGSFLIKYLSEKLQPEFGSGFSVRQMNLYRQFYRTFPIVHALHAQLSWTQYKLLLSVAIANFEKVLNRRVILFKSTSHPAHRSPQRASDGISVKVPTLFRTKLATNLITG from the coding sequence ATGCTTGTAAACCAATCTATAATATCAGACCTGAAAGCTATCATAGCTCAATCCAATGATAGGGCGGTGCGAGCTGTCGATCACCAAAGGACGCTAATGTACTGGCATATCGGCAAACGGATTTTTGAAGAAGAACAGCAGAGCAAAGACCGAGCAGATTATGGAAGTTTTTTGATCAAATACCTTTCAGAAAAGTTGCAACCTGAATTTGGAAGTGGCTTTTCTGTTCGTCAGATGAATCTCTATCGCCAATTTTATCGTACTTTTCCGATTGTGCATGCACTGCATGCACAATTGAGTTGGACACAGTATAAATTACTCCTTAGTGTTGCTATAGCGAATTTTGAAAAAGTGCTGAATCGCAGGGTTATTTTGTTTAAAAGCACAAGTCATCCAGCTCACCGCTCTCCTCAGCGCGCTAGTGATGGCATTTCAGTGAAAGTGCCGACTCTGTTTCGGACCAAACTGGCCACCAATTTGATTACCGGATGA